Part of the Tolypothrix sp. PCC 7910 genome, GAATCACAAAACCAAGCATATAAAGAAGAATATAAGAAAACTCGTGAAGCCCTGAAAAAAATTATTTCCGCACGAGGTTATACAGTTCTCCTGGCTGAAACCACATCCCAGTTTCGGGGAATTATGCATGATTTGAAGCAGCGTGGTGAATTAACGGCGGGAATTTCGCGGGAGTTTATCAACGAGTTACTTAATTCGCAACGCTGTATTTGCGGCACAGATTTAAATATCGGTAGTCATCCCCATACAAATGTGACTCTCTGGTTAAATCAAGCAGGTTCTTCTGCAGTAGAAGAAACAGCTTTTCGCATGAGCGCCCAAGTGGATGAAATTGATAAGCAAGCAACGGCATTTTGGGAAGAAGTTGATAGAGAACAAGCGAGAATTAATCAATTAAGGCAAAATATCTCGCAAATTGAAAGCGAATTAGATAACATTCAAGACAGATTGCGTAAAGACGCTAACGAAGAGATTAGCAGTTTGCAGAAACGCTTAGACGGAATCGAAAATAAAATAGATGAGTTAAATCGAGAACAAGGCGCTAACCAACAACAAATTGCCCACTTCACTACAGAAATTGAAGCTTTAGGTAAACAAATCGCCAAGCAAAAGCTAAACGAAGAACGTCAAGCATTAGCACAGCGACGAATTAACGCCACCCAAGATGCAATTGAACGGTTAACAGAAGTACGAAACCGTCAAGAAAAGCAATTTCGGCTGCAATTAGAAAAGCGAGTCCAGGAAATATTCGCAGAAATATCTTTTACGCCTTATATTCCCAAAATTAGCGATAAATATGAACTGACGCTAGTAGAAAATACCGCCGGAGTAGAAGCACCAGTTGCAGCTTCTACTGGCGAAAATCAAATTCTTAGTTTATCTTTTATCGCCAGTATTATTGATAGAGTCCGGGAATGGAGTGAAAAGCGGAAAATGCTGATGTTACCAGAAAGCAGCACCTTCCCCATTGTAATGGATTCACCTTTTGGTAGCTTAGATGAAATTTCCCGGCGACATATTGCTCAAACAATTCCTCAGTTAGCAAATCAGTTAATTGTCTTGGTAACGAAAACTCAATGGCGGGGTGAAGTTGAAGAAGAAATGTCAGATAGACTTGGAAGAGAATATGTACTGACGTACTTTTCTTCTAAGCCAGATTGCGAGCAAGATTATATTGAATTGGGTGGGGAAAGATATCCTTTGGTCAGGCAAAGTCC contains:
- a CDS encoding AAA family ATPase, encoding MKLTSIKLCNFRSFYGTTPEIVLSGGDVLNTTIIHGNNGSGKTSLLNAFTWVLYEKFSAAFASVEQLVNKRAIAEAKPKQAVECWVEIGWEHEGKRYRVKRSSRVYKNESDFEAGKTQLTMWVGGDDGKWYFPPQQPEDIINQILPASLHQYFFFDGERIEEIVRSDKKAEIAEATKIFLGVEVINRSIKHLGDAKKSLENDLKAIGDSEIKQLLRQQEKIEREIESITQRQTEIKQELEYQQTFKKETSNRLRELSAAKELQERCQNLESQNQAYKEEYKKTREALKKIISARGYTVLLAETTSQFRGIMHDLKQRGELTAGISREFINELLNSQRCICGTDLNIGSHPHTNVTLWLNQAGSSAVEETAFRMSAQVDEIDKQATAFWEEVDREQARINQLRQNISQIESELDNIQDRLRKDANEEISSLQKRLDGIENKIDELNREQGANQQQIAHFTTEIEALGKQIAKQKLNEERQALAQRRINATQDAIERLTEVRNRQEKQFRLQLEKRVQEIFAEISFTPYIPKISDKYELTLVENTAGVEAPVAASTGENQILSLSFIASIIDRVREWSEKRKMLMLPESSTFPIVMDSPFGSLDEISRRHIAQTIPQLANQLIVLVTKTQWRGEVEEEMSDRLGREYVLTYFSSKPDCEQDYIELGGERYPLVRQSPNEFEYTEVVEVKRDW